From the Osmerus eperlanus chromosome 21, fOsmEpe2.1, whole genome shotgun sequence genome, one window contains:
- the LOC134007590 gene encoding uncharacterized protein LOC134007590, with protein MLNKPVQSSCGCVICTKCYRSSHGCVRHQVSSTRCHVNTTASFLANCSEFNSVCGDWNVKLKTDDHFMTAEAVNPHVQQMMRHVIDIPTLRVAFRHLLTADDSFSFCYWSHKHLPEEVAYRYVCIPHLPDFWDHVNVGCRPAPDTATMIGQDDNLPKLFGVQMGCYKYHWSCFVLDKEINLYMWCSSMSVESQVIFPLVDASLVDITSSIQFRQMVYYLAEWFTIQYVAAERRFNVVLDCCPDQGTLVDVIIFLAWKVGMPKFNPCLPFRRHRAEYSFNVGSAREMFTCPFDANEGVDCINIMEEYNCFHSKTAAFFSGLKLQRHCTSTEYYGSL; from the exons ATGCTCAACAAACCGGTTCAAAGTTCCTGTGGATGTGTCATATGTACTAAATGTTATCGTTCCAGTCACGGGTGTGTCCGGCATCAGGTGTCATCTACAAGATGTCACGTTAACACCACAGCTAGCTTTTTAGCGAATTGTTCAGAGTTTAACAGTGTATGTGGGGACTGGAATGTCAAACTTAAGACGGACGACCATTTCATGACAGCTGAAGCGGTCAACCCACATGTCCAGCAGATGATGAGACATGTCATTGACATCCCGACACTGCGTGTAG CTTTCAGGCATCTCCTTACTGCGGATGACAGCTTTTCCTTCTGCTACTGGTCACACAAACATTTGCCTGAAGAAGTGGCGTATCGATACGTATGCATTCCACATCTTCCAGACTTCTGGGACCATGTGAATGTCGGGTGTCGCCCTGCTCCTGACACTGCAACAATGATTGGCCAAGATGACAATCTGCCAAAATTATTTGGCGTCCAAATGGGGTGCTATAAATATCATTGGTCATGCTTTGTTTTAGACAAGGAGATCAATCTCTATATGTGGTGCTCCTCCATGTCTGTGGAAAGTCAAGTTATTTTTCCACTAGTCGACGCGAGTCTTGTCGATATCACCTCAAGTATACAGTTTCGACAGATGGTTTACTATTTAGCGGAATGGTTTACAATCCAGTACGTTGCAGCAGAGCGGCGTTTTAATGTCGTTTTAGACTGCTGCCCGGACCAGGGCACTTTAGTCGATGTAATAATTTTCCTAGCCTGGAAAGTCGGAATGCCTAAGTTTAACCCTTGCTTGCCTTTCCGTCGACATAGGGCAGAATACAGTTTCAACGTGGGTAGTGCAAGAGAGATGTTTACTTGTCCTTTTGATGCAAATGAGGGGGTAGATTGTATCAACATTATGGAAGAGTATAATTGTTTTCATAGCAAGACTGCTGCGTTTTTTTCTGGCCTCAAACTTCAACGTCATTGTACCAGCACAGAGTATTACGGTTCCCTTTAA